One genomic window of Canis aureus isolate CA01 chromosome 15, VMU_Caureus_v.1.0, whole genome shotgun sequence includes the following:
- the POLD2 gene encoding DNA polymerase delta subunit 2 isoform X4, whose product MFSEQAAQRAHTLLSPPSASNATFARVPVSTYTNSSQSFRLGERSFSRQYAHIYATRLLQMRPFLVSRAQQHWGREDSQTSGDGIQIKKLCELQPGEKCCVVGTLFKAMPLQPSILREISEEHNLLPQPPRSKYIHPDDQLVLEDELQRIKLEGSIDASKLVTGTVLAVLGSVRDSGKFLVEDHCFAELAPQKPAPTLDTDRFVLLVSGLGLGGGGGESLLGTQLLVDVVTGQLGDEGEQCSAAHVSRVILAGNLLSHNTQSRDSINKAKYLTKKTQAASVEAVKMLDEILLQLSASVPVDVMPGEFDPTNYTLPQQPLHPCMFPLATAYSTLQLVTNPYQATIDGVRFLGTSGQNVSDIFRYSSMEDHLEILEWTLRIRHISPTAPDTLGCYPFYKNDPFIFPDCPHVYFCGNTPQFGSKIFRGPEDQRVLLVAVPDFSTTQTACLVNLRSLACQPISFSGFGAEDEDLGGLGLSP is encoded by the exons ATGTTTTCTGAGCAGGCTGCCCAGAGGGCCCACACACTACTGTCCCCACCATCAGCCAGCAATGCCACCTTTGCCCGCGTGCCTGTATCCACGTACACCAACTCCTCTCAGTCCTTCAGGCTGGGAGAACGCAGCTTTAGCCGGCAGTACGCCCACATTTATGCCACCCGTCTCCTCCAGATGAGGCCCTTCCTGGTGAGCCGGGCCCAGCAGCACTGGG GCCGTGAAGACAGCCAGACCTCAG GTGATGGAATCCAAATAAAGAAGCTATGTGAGCTGCAGCCTGGGGAGAAATGCTGTGTGGTGGGGACCCTCTTCAAGGCCATGCCACTTCAGCCATCCATCCTCCGGGAAATCAGCGAAGAG CACAACCTGCTGCCGCAGCCTCCTCGGAGCAAGTACATCCATCCCGACGACCAGCTGGTCTTGGAAGATGAACTACAGCGCATTAAGCTGGAAGGCAGCATTGACGCGTCAAAGCTGGTCACAG GGACAGTGCTGGCTGTGCTTGGCTCTGTGAGAGACAGCGGGAAGTTCCTGGTGGAGGACCATTGCTTTGCAGAGCTTGCTCCTCAGAAGCCCGCACCCACCCTGGACACAGACAG GTTTGTGCTGCTGGTGtctggcctgggcctgggcggAGGCGGGGGTGAGAGCCTGCTGGGCACCCAGCTGCTGGTGGACGTGGTGACAGGGCAGCTGGGGGACGAGGGAGAGCAGTGTAGCGCCGCCCATGTGTCCCGGGTCATCCTCGCCGGGAACCTCCTGAGCCACAATACCCAGAGCAGAGATTCCATCAACAAG GCCAAGTACTTAACCAAGAAAACCCAGGCAGCCAGCGTGGAGGCGGTCAAAATGTTGGATGAGATCCTCCTGCAACTGAGT GCGTCGGTACCCGTGGACGTGATGCCAGGCGAATTTGACCCAACCAACTACACACTCCCTCAGcagcccctgcacccctgcaTGTTCCCACTGGCCACTGCCTATTCCACCCTCCAGCTGGTCACCAATCCCTACCAAGCCACCATCGATGGAGTCAG ATTCCTAGGGACATCGGGGCAAAACGTGAGTGACATTTTCCGGTACAGTAGCATGGAGGATCACTTGGAGATCCTGGAGTGGACCCTGCGCATCCGTCACATCAGCCCCACAGCCCCTGATACGCTAG GTTGCTACCCCTTCTATAAGAACGACCCGTTCATCTTTCCGGACTGCCCTCACGTCTACTTTTGTGGGAACACCCCCCAGTTTGGCTCTAAAATTTTCCGAG GCCCAGAGGACCAGAGGGTGCTGTTGGTGGCTGTCCCAGACTTCAGCACCACACAGACTGCCTGCCTTGTGAATCTGCGCAGCTTGGCTTGCCAGCCCATCAGTTTCTCAGGCTTTGGGGCAGAGGACGAGGACCTGGGGGGCTTGGGTCTGAGCCCCTGA
- the POLD2 gene encoding DNA polymerase delta subunit 2 isoform X3 yields the protein MWDLDTSSTVMFSEQAAQRAHTLLSPPSASNATFARVPVSTYTNSSQSFRLGERSFSRQYAHIYATRLLQMRPFLVSRAQQHWGREDSQTSGDGIQIKKLCELQPGEKCCVVGTLFKAMPLQPSILREISEEHNLLPQPPRSKYIHPDDQLVLEDELQRIKLEGSIDASKLVTGTVLAVLGSVRDSGKFLVEDHCFAELAPQKPAPTLDTDRFVLLVSGLGLGGGGGESLLGTQLLVDVVTGQLGDEGEQCSAAHVSRVILAGNLLSHNTQSRDSINKAKYLTKKTQAASVEAVKMLDEILLQLSASVPVDVMPGEFDPTNYTLPQQPLHPCMFPLATAYSTLQLVTNPYQATIDGVRFLGTSGQNVSDIFRYSSMEDHLEILEWTLRIRHISPTAPDTLGCYPFYKNDPFIFPDCPHVYFCGNTPQFGSKIFRGPEDQRVLLVAVPDFSTTQTACLVNLRSLACQPISFSGFGAEDEDLGGLGLSP from the exons ATGTG GGATCTGGACACCTCAAGCACGGTCATGTTTTCTGAGCAGGCTGCCCAGAGGGCCCACACACTACTGTCCCCACCATCAGCCAGCAATGCCACCTTTGCCCGCGTGCCTGTATCCACGTACACCAACTCCTCTCAGTCCTTCAGGCTGGGAGAACGCAGCTTTAGCCGGCAGTACGCCCACATTTATGCCACCCGTCTCCTCCAGATGAGGCCCTTCCTGGTGAGCCGGGCCCAGCAGCACTGGG GCCGTGAAGACAGCCAGACCTCAG GTGATGGAATCCAAATAAAGAAGCTATGTGAGCTGCAGCCTGGGGAGAAATGCTGTGTGGTGGGGACCCTCTTCAAGGCCATGCCACTTCAGCCATCCATCCTCCGGGAAATCAGCGAAGAG CACAACCTGCTGCCGCAGCCTCCTCGGAGCAAGTACATCCATCCCGACGACCAGCTGGTCTTGGAAGATGAACTACAGCGCATTAAGCTGGAAGGCAGCATTGACGCGTCAAAGCTGGTCACAG GGACAGTGCTGGCTGTGCTTGGCTCTGTGAGAGACAGCGGGAAGTTCCTGGTGGAGGACCATTGCTTTGCAGAGCTTGCTCCTCAGAAGCCCGCACCCACCCTGGACACAGACAG GTTTGTGCTGCTGGTGtctggcctgggcctgggcggAGGCGGGGGTGAGAGCCTGCTGGGCACCCAGCTGCTGGTGGACGTGGTGACAGGGCAGCTGGGGGACGAGGGAGAGCAGTGTAGCGCCGCCCATGTGTCCCGGGTCATCCTCGCCGGGAACCTCCTGAGCCACAATACCCAGAGCAGAGATTCCATCAACAAG GCCAAGTACTTAACCAAGAAAACCCAGGCAGCCAGCGTGGAGGCGGTCAAAATGTTGGATGAGATCCTCCTGCAACTGAGT GCGTCGGTACCCGTGGACGTGATGCCAGGCGAATTTGACCCAACCAACTACACACTCCCTCAGcagcccctgcacccctgcaTGTTCCCACTGGCCACTGCCTATTCCACCCTCCAGCTGGTCACCAATCCCTACCAAGCCACCATCGATGGAGTCAG ATTCCTAGGGACATCGGGGCAAAACGTGAGTGACATTTTCCGGTACAGTAGCATGGAGGATCACTTGGAGATCCTGGAGTGGACCCTGCGCATCCGTCACATCAGCCCCACAGCCCCTGATACGCTAG GTTGCTACCCCTTCTATAAGAACGACCCGTTCATCTTTCCGGACTGCCCTCACGTCTACTTTTGTGGGAACACCCCCCAGTTTGGCTCTAAAATTTTCCGAG GCCCAGAGGACCAGAGGGTGCTGTTGGTGGCTGTCCCAGACTTCAGCACCACACAGACTGCCTGCCTTGTGAATCTGCGCAGCTTGGCTTGCCAGCCCATCAGTTTCTCAGGCTTTGGGGCAGAGGACGAGGACCTGGGGGGCTTGGGTCTGAGCCCCTGA
- the POLD2 gene encoding DNA polymerase delta subunit 2 isoform X2, producing the protein MTRLRLRASGAARCGRDLDTSSTVMFSEQAAQRAHTLLSPPSASNATFARVPVSTYTNSSQSFRLGERSFSRQYAHIYATRLLQMRPFLVSRAQQHWGDGIQIKKLCELQPGEKCCVVGTLFKAMPLQPSILREISEEHNLLPQPPRSKYIHPDDQLVLEDELQRIKLEGSIDASKLVTGTVLAVLGSVRDSGKFLVEDHCFAELAPQKPAPTLDTDRFVLLVSGLGLGGGGGESLLGTQLLVDVVTGQLGDEGEQCSAAHVSRVILAGNLLSHNTQSRDSINKAKYLTKKTQAASVEAVKMLDEILLQLSASVPVDVMPGEFDPTNYTLPQQPLHPCMFPLATAYSTLQLVTNPYQATIDGVRFLGTSGQNVSDIFRYSSMEDHLEILEWTLRIRHISPTAPDTLGCYPFYKNDPFIFPDCPHVYFCGNTPQFGSKIFRGPEDQRVLLVAVPDFSTTQTACLVNLRSLACQPISFSGFGAEDEDLGGLGLSP; encoded by the exons ATGACGCGGCTGCGACTGCGAGCGAGCGGGGCGGCGCGGTGCGGACG GGATCTGGACACCTCAAGCACGGTCATGTTTTCTGAGCAGGCTGCCCAGAGGGCCCACACACTACTGTCCCCACCATCAGCCAGCAATGCCACCTTTGCCCGCGTGCCTGTATCCACGTACACCAACTCCTCTCAGTCCTTCAGGCTGGGAGAACGCAGCTTTAGCCGGCAGTACGCCCACATTTATGCCACCCGTCTCCTCCAGATGAGGCCCTTCCTGGTGAGCCGGGCCCAGCAGCACTGGG GTGATGGAATCCAAATAAAGAAGCTATGTGAGCTGCAGCCTGGGGAGAAATGCTGTGTGGTGGGGACCCTCTTCAAGGCCATGCCACTTCAGCCATCCATCCTCCGGGAAATCAGCGAAGAG CACAACCTGCTGCCGCAGCCTCCTCGGAGCAAGTACATCCATCCCGACGACCAGCTGGTCTTGGAAGATGAACTACAGCGCATTAAGCTGGAAGGCAGCATTGACGCGTCAAAGCTGGTCACAG GGACAGTGCTGGCTGTGCTTGGCTCTGTGAGAGACAGCGGGAAGTTCCTGGTGGAGGACCATTGCTTTGCAGAGCTTGCTCCTCAGAAGCCCGCACCCACCCTGGACACAGACAG GTTTGTGCTGCTGGTGtctggcctgggcctgggcggAGGCGGGGGTGAGAGCCTGCTGGGCACCCAGCTGCTGGTGGACGTGGTGACAGGGCAGCTGGGGGACGAGGGAGAGCAGTGTAGCGCCGCCCATGTGTCCCGGGTCATCCTCGCCGGGAACCTCCTGAGCCACAATACCCAGAGCAGAGATTCCATCAACAAG GCCAAGTACTTAACCAAGAAAACCCAGGCAGCCAGCGTGGAGGCGGTCAAAATGTTGGATGAGATCCTCCTGCAACTGAGT GCGTCGGTACCCGTGGACGTGATGCCAGGCGAATTTGACCCAACCAACTACACACTCCCTCAGcagcccctgcacccctgcaTGTTCCCACTGGCCACTGCCTATTCCACCCTCCAGCTGGTCACCAATCCCTACCAAGCCACCATCGATGGAGTCAG ATTCCTAGGGACATCGGGGCAAAACGTGAGTGACATTTTCCGGTACAGTAGCATGGAGGATCACTTGGAGATCCTGGAGTGGACCCTGCGCATCCGTCACATCAGCCCCACAGCCCCTGATACGCTAG GTTGCTACCCCTTCTATAAGAACGACCCGTTCATCTTTCCGGACTGCCCTCACGTCTACTTTTGTGGGAACACCCCCCAGTTTGGCTCTAAAATTTTCCGAG GCCCAGAGGACCAGAGGGTGCTGTTGGTGGCTGTCCCAGACTTCAGCACCACACAGACTGCCTGCCTTGTGAATCTGCGCAGCTTGGCTTGCCAGCCCATCAGTTTCTCAGGCTTTGGGGCAGAGGACGAGGACCTGGGGGGCTTGGGTCTGAGCCCCTGA
- the POLD2 gene encoding DNA polymerase delta subunit 2 isoform X1 gives MTRLRLRASGAARCGRDLDTSSTVMFSEQAAQRAHTLLSPPSASNATFARVPVSTYTNSSQSFRLGERSFSRQYAHIYATRLLQMRPFLVSRAQQHWGREDSQTSGDGIQIKKLCELQPGEKCCVVGTLFKAMPLQPSILREISEEHNLLPQPPRSKYIHPDDQLVLEDELQRIKLEGSIDASKLVTGTVLAVLGSVRDSGKFLVEDHCFAELAPQKPAPTLDTDRFVLLVSGLGLGGGGGESLLGTQLLVDVVTGQLGDEGEQCSAAHVSRVILAGNLLSHNTQSRDSINKAKYLTKKTQAASVEAVKMLDEILLQLSASVPVDVMPGEFDPTNYTLPQQPLHPCMFPLATAYSTLQLVTNPYQATIDGVRFLGTSGQNVSDIFRYSSMEDHLEILEWTLRIRHISPTAPDTLGCYPFYKNDPFIFPDCPHVYFCGNTPQFGSKIFRGPEDQRVLLVAVPDFSTTQTACLVNLRSLACQPISFSGFGAEDEDLGGLGLSP, from the exons ATGACGCGGCTGCGACTGCGAGCGAGCGGGGCGGCGCGGTGCGGACG GGATCTGGACACCTCAAGCACGGTCATGTTTTCTGAGCAGGCTGCCCAGAGGGCCCACACACTACTGTCCCCACCATCAGCCAGCAATGCCACCTTTGCCCGCGTGCCTGTATCCACGTACACCAACTCCTCTCAGTCCTTCAGGCTGGGAGAACGCAGCTTTAGCCGGCAGTACGCCCACATTTATGCCACCCGTCTCCTCCAGATGAGGCCCTTCCTGGTGAGCCGGGCCCAGCAGCACTGGG GCCGTGAAGACAGCCAGACCTCAG GTGATGGAATCCAAATAAAGAAGCTATGTGAGCTGCAGCCTGGGGAGAAATGCTGTGTGGTGGGGACCCTCTTCAAGGCCATGCCACTTCAGCCATCCATCCTCCGGGAAATCAGCGAAGAG CACAACCTGCTGCCGCAGCCTCCTCGGAGCAAGTACATCCATCCCGACGACCAGCTGGTCTTGGAAGATGAACTACAGCGCATTAAGCTGGAAGGCAGCATTGACGCGTCAAAGCTGGTCACAG GGACAGTGCTGGCTGTGCTTGGCTCTGTGAGAGACAGCGGGAAGTTCCTGGTGGAGGACCATTGCTTTGCAGAGCTTGCTCCTCAGAAGCCCGCACCCACCCTGGACACAGACAG GTTTGTGCTGCTGGTGtctggcctgggcctgggcggAGGCGGGGGTGAGAGCCTGCTGGGCACCCAGCTGCTGGTGGACGTGGTGACAGGGCAGCTGGGGGACGAGGGAGAGCAGTGTAGCGCCGCCCATGTGTCCCGGGTCATCCTCGCCGGGAACCTCCTGAGCCACAATACCCAGAGCAGAGATTCCATCAACAAG GCCAAGTACTTAACCAAGAAAACCCAGGCAGCCAGCGTGGAGGCGGTCAAAATGTTGGATGAGATCCTCCTGCAACTGAGT GCGTCGGTACCCGTGGACGTGATGCCAGGCGAATTTGACCCAACCAACTACACACTCCCTCAGcagcccctgcacccctgcaTGTTCCCACTGGCCACTGCCTATTCCACCCTCCAGCTGGTCACCAATCCCTACCAAGCCACCATCGATGGAGTCAG ATTCCTAGGGACATCGGGGCAAAACGTGAGTGACATTTTCCGGTACAGTAGCATGGAGGATCACTTGGAGATCCTGGAGTGGACCCTGCGCATCCGTCACATCAGCCCCACAGCCCCTGATACGCTAG GTTGCTACCCCTTCTATAAGAACGACCCGTTCATCTTTCCGGACTGCCCTCACGTCTACTTTTGTGGGAACACCCCCCAGTTTGGCTCTAAAATTTTCCGAG GCCCAGAGGACCAGAGGGTGCTGTTGGTGGCTGTCCCAGACTTCAGCACCACACAGACTGCCTGCCTTGTGAATCTGCGCAGCTTGGCTTGCCAGCCCATCAGTTTCTCAGGCTTTGGGGCAGAGGACGAGGACCTGGGGGGCTTGGGTCTGAGCCCCTGA
- the MYL7 gene encoding myosin regulatory light chain 2, atrial isoform isoform X1, whose protein sequence is MQPPSQPPGERMVSSSGEARVGKPEATHSQAQSSGLGRASRKAGTRGKAAATKQAQRGSSNVFSMFEQAQIQEFKEAFSCIDQNRDGIICKSDLRETYSQLGKVSIPEEELDAMLQEGKGPINFTVFLTLFGEKLNGTDPEEAILSAFRMFDPSGKGVVNKDEFKQLLLTQADKFSPAEVEQMFALTPMDLAGDIDYKSLCYIITHGDEKEE, encoded by the exons ATGCAGCCACCCAGCCAGCCGCCAGGAGAGAGGATGGTGAGTTCGAGTGGGGAAGCCAGAGTGGGGAAGCCAGAGGCCACACACTCCCAGGCGCAGTCCTCGGGGCTGGGGCGA GCCAGCAGGAAGGCGGGGACCCGGGGCAAGGCTGCAGCCACCAAGCAGGCCCAGCGAGGCTCCTCCAACGTGTTTTCCATGTTCGAGCAAGCGCAGATCCAGGAGTTCAAGGAA GCCTTCAGCTGCATCGACCAGAACCGTGATGGCATCATTTGCAAGTCAGACCTGCGGGAGACCTACTCCCAGCTGG ggAAGGTGAGCATCCCAGAAGAGGAGCTAGATGCCATGCTGCAGGAGGGGAAGGGTCCCATCAACTTCACTGTCTTCCTCACGCTCTTCGGGGAGAAGCTCAATG GGACGGACCCGGAGGAAGCCATCCTGAGTGCCTTCCGCATGTTTGACCCCAGCGGCAAGGGTGTGGTGAACAAGGATGA gtTCAAGCAGCTTCTCCTGACCCAGGCTGACAAGTTCTCTCCGGCGGAG gtggAGCAGATGTTTGCCCTGACGCCCATGGACCTGGCAGGGGACATAGACTACAAGTCTCTGTGCTACATCATCACCCACGGGGATGAGAAAGAGGAGTGA
- the MYL7 gene encoding myosin regulatory light chain 2, atrial isoform isoform X2, with the protein MQPPSQPPGERMASRKAGTRGKAAATKQAQRGSSNVFSMFEQAQIQEFKEAFSCIDQNRDGIICKSDLRETYSQLGKVSIPEEELDAMLQEGKGPINFTVFLTLFGEKLNGTDPEEAILSAFRMFDPSGKGVVNKDEFKQLLLTQADKFSPAEVEQMFALTPMDLAGDIDYKSLCYIITHGDEKEE; encoded by the exons ATGCAGCCACCCAGCCAGCCGCCAGGAGAGAGGATG GCCAGCAGGAAGGCGGGGACCCGGGGCAAGGCTGCAGCCACCAAGCAGGCCCAGCGAGGCTCCTCCAACGTGTTTTCCATGTTCGAGCAAGCGCAGATCCAGGAGTTCAAGGAA GCCTTCAGCTGCATCGACCAGAACCGTGATGGCATCATTTGCAAGTCAGACCTGCGGGAGACCTACTCCCAGCTGG ggAAGGTGAGCATCCCAGAAGAGGAGCTAGATGCCATGCTGCAGGAGGGGAAGGGTCCCATCAACTTCACTGTCTTCCTCACGCTCTTCGGGGAGAAGCTCAATG GGACGGACCCGGAGGAAGCCATCCTGAGTGCCTTCCGCATGTTTGACCCCAGCGGCAAGGGTGTGGTGAACAAGGATGA gtTCAAGCAGCTTCTCCTGACCCAGGCTGACAAGTTCTCTCCGGCGGAG gtggAGCAGATGTTTGCCCTGACGCCCATGGACCTGGCAGGGGACATAGACTACAAGTCTCTGTGCTACATCATCACCCACGGGGATGAGAAAGAGGAGTGA